The Kitasatospora setae KM-6054 genome contains a region encoding:
- a CDS encoding regulatory protein RecX — protein MTPHQQYDHPAPGPSGDGPGAGVHGPGPGPDDDYGPPDWFAAVAEEEPEPEPAREAAGEPPVGPVGELPGMMRASDLAGGRRRRRSALGELPAAAPEPVAAERPRARRRAKAERADGDGPGAGAGAAREGRRGRAKTEPEGDPADRARDICLRLLTGAAKSRKQLADALRRKEIPDEAAERVLDRLEEVGLIDDAAFAEAWVESRHAVRGLSRRALAQELRTKGVAGEAAERALLQVDEEDESEAARALVARKLRSTAGLARDVRIRRLVGVLARRGYPEGLAFRVVRAAIDAEGAGGEDDAGEEGDQDWQE, from the coding sequence TTGACACCGCACCAGCAGTACGACCACCCGGCACCGGGCCCGTCCGGCGACGGGCCCGGTGCGGGCGTTCACGGCCCCGGCCCCGGGCCGGACGACGACTACGGTCCGCCGGACTGGTTCGCGGCCGTGGCGGAGGAGGAGCCGGAGCCGGAGCCGGCCCGGGAGGCGGCGGGGGAGCCGCCGGTCGGGCCGGTCGGGGAGCTGCCCGGGATGATGCGGGCGTCCGACCTGGCCGGCGGGCGGCGGCGACGGCGCAGCGCGCTCGGGGAGCTGCCGGCCGCCGCGCCGGAGCCGGTGGCGGCGGAGCGGCCGCGGGCCCGGCGGCGGGCGAAGGCCGAGCGGGCGGACGGCGACGGCCCGGGCGCCGGGGCGGGCGCGGCCCGGGAGGGGCGGCGCGGGCGGGCGAAGACCGAGCCGGAGGGCGACCCGGCCGACCGGGCCCGGGACATCTGCCTGCGGCTGCTCACCGGCGCCGCCAAGTCCCGCAAGCAGTTGGCCGACGCGCTGCGCCGCAAGGAGATCCCGGACGAGGCCGCCGAGCGGGTGCTGGACCGGCTGGAGGAGGTCGGCCTGATCGACGACGCCGCCTTCGCGGAGGCCTGGGTGGAGTCCCGGCACGCGGTGCGCGGGCTCTCCCGGCGGGCGCTGGCCCAGGAGTTGCGCACCAAGGGCGTCGCCGGGGAGGCCGCCGAGCGGGCCCTGCTGCAGGTCGACGAGGAGGACGAGTCCGAGGCGGCCCGGGCGCTGGTCGCGCGCAAGCTGCGCTCCACCGCCGGGCTGGCGCGGGACGTGCGGATCCGGCGGCTGGTCGGGGTGCTGGCGCGGCGCGGCTACCCGGAGGGCCTGGCGTTCCGGGTGGTGCGGGCGGCGATCGACGCGGAAGGGGCGGGCGGGGAGGACGACGCGGGCGAGGAGGGCGACCAAGACTGGCAGGAGTGA
- the recA gene encoding recombinase RecA, with protein MAGTDREKALEAALAQIERQFGKGSVMRLGEKANEPVEVISTGSTALDVALGVGGIPRGRVVEIYGPESSGKTTLTLHLAANAQKAGGTVAFVDAEHALDPEYAKKLGVDTDALLVSQPDTGEQALEITDMLIRSGAIDLVIIDSVAALVPRAEIEGEMGDSHVGLQARLMSQALRKIAGALNQSNTTAIFINQLREKIGVMFGSPETTTGGRALKFYASVRLDIRRIETLKDGTEAVGNRTRVKVVKNKVAAPFKQAEFDILYGVGISREGGLIDMGVEHGFIRKSGAWYTYEGDQLGQGKENARNFLKDNPQLADEIEAKIKGKLGIGPKPPAAEGDAAAAPAVEIPAAAAPAKAAAKKAAAAAKS; from the coding sequence ATGGCAGGAACGGATCGCGAGAAGGCCCTGGAGGCCGCACTCGCCCAGATCGAGCGGCAGTTCGGCAAGGGCTCGGTGATGCGGCTCGGCGAGAAGGCGAACGAGCCGGTCGAGGTGATCTCCACCGGGTCCACCGCGCTCGACGTGGCGCTCGGCGTGGGCGGCATCCCGCGCGGTCGCGTGGTCGAGATCTACGGCCCCGAGTCCTCCGGCAAGACCACCCTGACCCTGCACCTGGCCGCCAACGCCCAGAAGGCCGGCGGCACCGTCGCCTTCGTCGACGCCGAGCACGCGCTCGACCCCGAGTACGCCAAGAAGCTCGGCGTCGACACCGACGCCCTGCTGGTCAGCCAGCCGGACACCGGCGAGCAGGCGCTGGAGATCACCGACATGCTGATCCGCTCCGGCGCGATCGACCTGGTGATCATCGACTCGGTGGCCGCGCTGGTGCCGCGCGCCGAGATCGAGGGCGAGATGGGCGACTCGCACGTCGGCCTCCAGGCCCGCCTGATGAGCCAGGCGCTGCGCAAGATCGCCGGTGCGCTGAACCAGTCGAACACCACCGCGATCTTCATCAACCAGCTGCGCGAGAAGATCGGCGTGATGTTCGGCTCGCCGGAGACCACGACCGGTGGCCGGGCGCTCAAGTTCTACGCCTCGGTCCGCCTCGACATCCGGCGGATCGAGACCCTGAAGGACGGCACCGAGGCGGTCGGCAACCGCACCCGCGTCAAGGTGGTCAAGAACAAGGTCGCCGCGCCGTTCAAGCAGGCCGAGTTCGACATCCTCTACGGCGTGGGCATCAGCCGCGAGGGCGGCCTGATCGACATGGGCGTCGAGCACGGCTTCATCCGGAAGTCCGGCGCCTGGTACACCTACGAGGGCGACCAGCTGGGCCAGGGCAAGGAGAACGCCCGCAACTTCCTGAAGGACAACCCGCAGCTGGCCGACGAGATCGAGGCCAAGATCAAGGGCAAGCTGGGCATCGGCCCGAAGCCCCCCGCGGCCGAGGGCGACGCCGCCGCGGCCCCCGCCGTGGAGATCCCGGCCGCCGCGGCCCCCGCGAAGGCCGCGGCCAAGAAGGCGGCGGCCGCCGCCAAGAGCTGA
- the rny gene encoding ribonuclease Y gives MGIAQGTETGSSLLLAAGVLIGALVLVLAAGFLMLRQRRAELDRREERLTSELHRLHQHEDELAARAADSERVRAELAGQGVQNRLLLERTAGLTADQAREEIVRAAESEARREAALTVREIERRAVDEGEGRAREIIAASIQRLAAEHTTETVVTTLRLPSEDMKGRVIGREGRNIRAFEAVTGVNLIVDDTPGLVQLSCFDPVRRESARLTLEALLVDGRIHPARIEETHERSRAEVGRLCVRAGEDALLTVGIGASGEMSPELVRTLGTLRYRTSYGQNVLGHLVESAHLAGMMAAELGVDPETVRRAALLHDIGKALSHRVPGSHAAIGAEFARRHGEAEEVVHAIAAHHGEIEAKTVEAVLTQAADACSAGRPGARKESVEAYVRRLERLEEIALAHDGVTKVYAMQAGREVRVMVQPEAVDDVRAQEIAREVARQVREELTYPGQIRITVVRESRATEVAR, from the coding sequence ATGGGCATCGCTCAGGGCACCGAAACGGGTTCCTCCCTGCTGCTGGCCGCCGGGGTGCTGATCGGCGCCCTGGTCCTGGTGCTGGCCGCCGGGTTCCTGATGCTCCGCCAGCGCCGGGCCGAACTCGACCGCCGCGAGGAGCGGTTGACGTCCGAGCTGCACCGCCTCCACCAGCACGAGGACGAACTCGCCGCCCGCGCCGCCGACTCCGAGCGGGTGCGGGCCGAACTCGCCGGGCAGGGCGTGCAGAACCGGCTGCTGCTGGAGCGCACCGCCGGGCTGACCGCCGACCAGGCCCGCGAGGAGATCGTCCGGGCCGCCGAGTCGGAGGCCCGCCGGGAGGCCGCGCTGACCGTCCGGGAGATCGAGCGGCGGGCGGTCGACGAGGGCGAGGGCCGGGCCCGGGAGATCATCGCCGCGTCCATCCAGCGGCTCGCCGCCGAGCACACCACCGAGACCGTCGTCACCACCCTGCGGCTGCCCAGCGAGGACATGAAGGGCCGGGTGATCGGCCGCGAGGGCCGCAACATCCGGGCCTTCGAGGCCGTCACCGGCGTCAACCTGATCGTCGACGACACCCCCGGGCTGGTCCAGCTCTCCTGCTTCGACCCCGTCCGGCGGGAGAGCGCCCGGCTCACCCTGGAGGCGCTGCTGGTCGACGGGCGGATCCACCCCGCGCGGATCGAGGAGACCCACGAGCGCAGCCGGGCCGAGGTCGGGCGGCTGTGCGTCCGGGCCGGCGAGGACGCGCTGCTCACCGTCGGGATCGGGGCGAGCGGCGAGATGTCGCCCGAACTCGTCCGCACCCTGGGCACTCTGCGCTACCGCACCTCGTACGGGCAGAACGTGCTCGGGCACCTGGTGGAGTCCGCGCACCTGGCCGGGATGATGGCCGCCGAACTCGGCGTCGACCCCGAGACGGTGCGGCGGGCCGCGCTGCTGCACGACATCGGCAAGGCGCTCAGCCACCGGGTGCCGGGCAGCCACGCCGCGATCGGTGCCGAGTTCGCCCGCCGGCACGGCGAGGCCGAGGAGGTCGTGCACGCCATAGCGGCCCACCACGGCGAGATCGAGGCGAAGACCGTCGAGGCCGTGCTCACCCAGGCCGCCGACGCCTGCTCGGCCGGGCGGCCCGGCGCGCGCAAGGAGTCGGTCGAGGCGTACGTCCGCCGGCTGGAGCGGCTGGAGGAGATCGCCCTCGCGCACGACGGCGTCACCAAGGTGTACGCGATGCAGGCCGGCCGGGAGGTCCGGGTGATGGTGCAGCCGGAGGCCGTCGACGACGTCCGGGCGCAGGAGATCGCCCGCGAGGTGGCCCGGCAGGTGCGGGAGGAGCTGACCTACCCGGGGCAGATCCGGATCACGGTGGTGCGGGAGTCGCGGGCGACGGAGGTCGCGCGGTAG
- a CDS encoding FAD-dependent monooxygenase, producing MDAVIIVGAGPVGLALALALARNEVPSTVLDEGTGVSPESPRTVVLGGDTAAFLGRIGYTRVASDSARWDAFTVWRRRAEVLRLPLDGEPVLHLAQHRLQRGLRDAVAATPLVRLLPRHRVVELAQDRDGVAVRTESGGEETWWRGSHLVGCDGARSTVRRLLKVRFPGRPAVDRHAVATVRVDLPFPGEARLHREPPWRGDREASARPLPDGLWRLDWRLPPGRPQPTEPVDPHATWPGIVTGDTLLTRVTSALTGWCGELPPHQLLAAADHTYQQRLAARFRTGRAFLAGDAAHLHGALGMQNLADGLRDADNLAWRLALAWHLPPAADRADRALLDGYEAERRGAVGARLRAVDQSMPLLRPLRGWAETRRSLLSGSFRKHAPLLADGQLGTGRFGGAPAYPATPSGVVPRVPEQRGSGRGGTALTEQFPATAPGVLVPDLPVVTADGAADTLRARLGGPFLLVLVAPGTTVWSAEHWVGAGLMPRLAELAAALPVPTEVLVADAYPGAAPHTVLLVRPDGHLLGTTPGLHPETLHALTAPLTPKPGLEQEKTR from the coding sequence ATGGACGCGGTGATCATCGTCGGGGCCGGGCCGGTCGGCCTCGCCCTGGCGCTCGCACTGGCCCGCAACGAAGTCCCCAGCACCGTCCTGGACGAGGGCACCGGCGTCAGCCCGGAGAGCCCCCGCACCGTCGTGCTCGGCGGCGACACCGCCGCCTTCCTCGGCCGGATCGGCTACACCCGGGTGGCCTCCGACTCCGCCCGCTGGGACGCCTTCACCGTCTGGCGCCGCCGCGCCGAGGTGCTGCGCCTGCCGCTGGACGGCGAACCCGTCCTGCACCTCGCCCAGCACCGGCTGCAGCGCGGCCTGCGCGACGCGGTCGCCGCGACCCCGCTGGTCCGGCTGCTGCCCCGGCACCGGGTGGTCGAACTCGCCCAGGACCGCGACGGGGTGGCCGTCCGCACCGAGTCCGGCGGCGAGGAGACCTGGTGGCGCGGCAGCCACCTGGTCGGCTGCGACGGCGCCCGCTCCACCGTCCGCAGACTGCTCAAGGTCCGTTTCCCCGGCCGGCCCGCCGTCGACCGGCACGCGGTCGCCACCGTCCGGGTCGACCTGCCGTTCCCCGGCGAGGCCCGGCTGCACCGCGAACCCCCGTGGCGCGGCGACCGCGAGGCGTCCGCCCGCCCGCTGCCCGACGGCCTGTGGCGGCTCGACTGGCGGCTGCCCCCCGGCCGCCCGCAGCCCACCGAACCCGTCGACCCGCACGCCACCTGGCCGGGCATCGTCACCGGCGACACCCTGCTCACCCGGGTCACCTCCGCGCTCACCGGCTGGTGCGGCGAACTCCCGCCCCACCAACTGCTCGCCGCCGCCGACCACACCTACCAACAGCGCCTCGCCGCCCGCTTCCGCACCGGCCGCGCCTTCCTGGCCGGCGACGCCGCCCACCTGCACGGCGCCCTCGGCATGCAGAACCTCGCCGACGGCCTGCGCGACGCCGACAACCTCGCCTGGCGGCTCGCCCTCGCCTGGCACCTGCCCCCCGCCGCCGACCGCGCCGACCGCGCCCTGCTCGACGGCTACGAGGCGGAGCGGCGCGGCGCGGTCGGCGCCCGGCTGCGCGCCGTCGACCAGAGCATGCCGCTGCTGCGGCCGCTGCGCGGCTGGGCCGAGACCCGGCGCTCGCTGCTCTCCGGCTCGTTCCGCAAGCACGCCCCGCTGCTCGCCGACGGCCAGCTCGGCACCGGCCGCTTCGGCGGCGCCCCCGCCTACCCCGCCACCCCGTCCGGCGTCGTCCCGCGCGTCCCCGAGCAGCGCGGCTCCGGCCGCGGCGGCACCGCGCTGACCGAGCAGTTCCCGGCCACCGCGCCGGGCGTGCTGGTGCCCGACCTGCCGGTGGTCACCGCGGACGGCGCCGCGGACACCCTGCGGGCCCGGCTCGGCGGCCCGTTCCTACTGGTCCTGGTCGCCCCCGGGACCACCGTCTGGTCCGCCGAGCACTGGGTCGGCGCCGGCCTGATGCCCCGGCTCGCCGAACTCGCCGCCGCGCTGCCCGTGCCCACCGAGGTGCTGGTCGCCGACGCCTACCCCGGCGCCGCACCGCACACCGTCCTGCTGGTCCGCCCCGACGGCCACCTGCTGGGCACCACCCCCGGCCTGCACCCCGAGACCCTGCACGCCCTCACCGCGCCGCTCACCCCCAAGCCCGGCCTGGAACAGGAGAAGACCCGGTAG
- a CDS encoding amino acid ABC transporter permease: MNSRSASVLYDVPGPRARARYRLFGVLGVLGIAALLWWIVAVLADKGQFDGWLWRSFEYKNVQQRIVDGALATLKAFALGAVGSLVLGVLLAVGRLSDHRPVRVACTAVVQFFRAMPLLIMIFALYTAVFTAQPLWALVLGLSVYNGAVQAEIIRSGINAVPRGQGEAGYALGLRKTQVMTLVLLPQSVRAMLPAIIGQLVVTLKDTSLGYIITYPELLFVGRWIASNSDGYPYIPVILVITPLYIAMCLALSGLARWIESRGRRGARARGTAAA; the protein is encoded by the coding sequence ATGAACTCCCGCTCCGCCTCCGTGCTGTACGACGTCCCCGGCCCGCGGGCCAGGGCGCGCTACCGGCTGTTCGGCGTGCTCGGCGTGCTCGGCATCGCCGCCCTGCTCTGGTGGATCGTCGCCGTGCTGGCCGACAAGGGCCAGTTCGACGGCTGGCTCTGGCGGTCGTTCGAGTACAAGAACGTCCAGCAGCGGATCGTGGACGGCGCCCTGGCCACCCTGAAGGCGTTCGCGCTGGGCGCGGTCGGCTCGCTGGTGCTCGGCGTGCTGCTCGCCGTCGGCCGGCTCTCCGACCACCGGCCGGTCCGGGTCGCCTGCACCGCGGTGGTGCAGTTCTTCCGGGCCATGCCGCTGCTGATCATGATCTTCGCGCTGTACACGGCGGTGTTCACCGCGCAGCCGCTCTGGGCGCTGGTGCTCGGCCTGTCCGTCTACAACGGCGCCGTGCAGGCCGAGATCATCCGCTCCGGCATCAACGCCGTCCCGCGCGGCCAGGGCGAGGCCGGGTACGCCCTGGGCCTGCGCAAGACACAGGTGATGACCCTGGTGCTCCTGCCGCAGTCGGTCCGGGCGATGCTGCCCGCGATCATCGGCCAGCTGGTCGTCACCCTGAAGGACACCTCGCTCGGCTACATCATCACGTACCCCGAGCTGCTGTTCGTCGGCAGGTGGATCGCCTCCAACTCCGACGGCTACCCGTACATCCCGGTCATCCTGGTGATCACCCCGCTCTACATCGCGATGTGCCTCGCCCTCAGCGGGCTGGCCCGCTGGATCGAGTCCCGCGGCCGTCGCGGCGCGAGGGCCCGCGGCACAGCCGCTGCTTGA